The following proteins are co-located in the Legionella busanensis genome:
- a CDS encoding efflux transporter outer membrane subunit: MRGTLRMSVYFIFWMLLSCQVSLPPYQQTRSLKSIPNIEGEIRAQEKSPVIKSGDWPSKYWWLIYNSPELNTLMLEALCNNPSIHEVKSKMQAARQEALVTRSKLFPLVFFDFKENLQYVSKNGLFRALNRHFPRHADLIDLSLSFRYEFDFWGKNHNLLAAAIGRAKAERAEVAQVQLLTTTALAQAYFAYKVNLIKRQLYRQLVSVRQNIVTLQNKLLRNALASDLPTYTIVENLSEAKQLLADIENEVAVNRHLINILAGRNPEAALPTTKNLAHLPKKLIIPQTISIDLIARRPDLMAQIWRAKALAYQTGAAMADYYPDVNLAGLIGLESAGWEKLLRASSFTAALRPAIHLPIFTAGSIRANIRANKAQFDAAIFAYNNLLLRSTQEILDILAFAKSVYQQQLEQMRILNLAEERYRLVVKRERNGLDNGMEVYRQQEDVIEKKLMNLTILYNQYLVSIKLTKALGGGYCQAVVPLVKQS, from the coding sequence ATGCGTGGTACCTTAAGGATGAGTGTTTATTTTATATTTTGGATGCTGCTATCCTGTCAGGTCTCTTTACCACCCTATCAACAAACTCGATCGTTAAAATCAATACCAAATATAGAAGGCGAGATTAGGGCACAAGAAAAGAGCCCGGTAATAAAATCAGGTGATTGGCCAAGTAAATATTGGTGGCTGATTTATAATTCACCAGAACTTAATACCTTAATGTTAGAAGCACTTTGTAACAATCCTTCTATTCATGAAGTGAAAAGCAAAATGCAGGCCGCTCGGCAAGAGGCGTTGGTAACACGGTCTAAATTATTTCCGCTCGTTTTTTTTGATTTTAAAGAAAATTTGCAATATGTTAGTAAAAACGGCTTATTTCGAGCTCTTAATCGTCACTTTCCACGCCATGCTGATTTGATTGATTTATCTCTTTCCTTTCGCTATGAATTTGATTTTTGGGGAAAAAATCATAATTTATTAGCGGCTGCTATTGGTAGAGCAAAAGCTGAACGTGCTGAAGTTGCGCAAGTACAATTGCTAACTACAACTGCACTGGCCCAGGCTTATTTTGCTTATAAGGTTAATTTAATTAAACGGCAACTTTACCGTCAATTAGTGTCAGTAAGACAAAATATTGTCACGTTGCAAAATAAGCTACTTCGTAATGCATTAGCGAGTGATTTGCCAACGTATACAATCGTTGAAAACTTATCTGAGGCAAAACAATTACTAGCTGATATTGAGAATGAAGTTGCTGTAAATCGCCATCTAATTAATATATTAGCAGGTAGAAATCCCGAGGCAGCTTTGCCTACTACTAAAAATTTAGCTCACTTGCCAAAAAAACTAATCATACCTCAAACAATTTCTATCGACTTAATTGCTAGGCGTCCTGATTTAATGGCACAGATTTGGCGGGCCAAAGCACTAGCTTATCAAACAGGTGCAGCAATGGCTGATTATTACCCTGATGTAAATCTTGCTGGTTTAATTGGTTTAGAAAGTGCAGGTTGGGAAAAATTATTGCGTGCCTCCAGCTTTACAGCAGCGCTTAGACCAGCAATCCACTTACCTATTTTTACCGCCGGTTCAATAAGAGCAAACATTAGAGCGAACAAAGCACAATTTGATGCAGCTATTTTTGCTTATAATAATTTGCTATTACGTAGCACTCAGGAAATACTTGATATTTTAGCTTTTGCGAAATCAGTTTATCAACAACAGCTTGAACAAATGCGTATCCTTAATTTGGCAGAAGAACGTTATAGATTAGTAGTAAAACGCGAAAGAAATGGTTTAGATAATGGTATGGAAGTTTATAGGCAGCAGGAAGATGTGATTGAAAAAAAACTAATGAATCTTACGATTCTTTATAATCAATATTTAGTCTCAATTAAGCTAACCAAAGCACTTGGTGGAGGTTATTGTCAAGCAGTTGTGCCATTGGTAAAACAATCATGA